The genome window TGTTAAGCATAAAAGATGATTGCCCTTGTCATCTTTTGAAACAGTCCATGCATTCGAATCCGTCATTTCCCAATGCTGAGAACCCTGCTCAAAATTTTCTTCAAAAATCGGTTTGTTCCCATCATTAGCAAAAGAGTTGGAATTCAGAAATCCGATGAAAGAAAGATTCAAAAAAGCGATTAGCAAAATATAATATTGTTTACACTGAGTTTGGATTTTAAACATTATAAATCTCCTTAAATTTCTGTTTTATCATTAGATAGATTATACAAAATCTTCTATAAAAAAAGCACTCACTTCCGAAACGAAAAATCTTGATTTTTTGGAAATAACAATAATATAATAAAATCCATAATATTGTTTCCTTTTGTGATGGGGATACAATGATATAATCAAACTTTATAACGAAGGAAGTAAGATATGAAGAAAAAAGGTTTTACTCTCATTGAACTTTTAGTTGTGATTGCCATTATTGGAATTCTGGCAGCAATACTGTTACCTGCCCTTGCCCGAGCAAGAGAAGCAGCAAGGCGTTCCAGTTGCCAGAACAATTTAAAACAATGGGGACTTGTCTTCAAGATGTATTCTAATGAATCGTCAGGAGGAAAATATCCACCGATTCAAATAGAGGTAGCACAACGAGATGATAATGGCGCCTGGGCGTCTTTTATTGCTGCGGGACCTCGTGTGAAGTCTATTTACCCCGAATACCTTACAGACCCGGCTATAATAATCTGTCCATCAGATGCACAAGAAACACTAAATTCATTGAAAGGTAGAAGTTATCCAAGTTTGGGAATAACCGAACAAGATTATCATATCGGTTATTATCTAAATTGGGATGATGGTGTTTCTGCAATTGATTCAAGTTATGCCTATTTTGGTTGGGTATTTGACCGTTTAGAACAAACCCCAGAGTAATCAACTACAGTAGGTGCTATTCCAAGTTTACAATTAATTTTCCAGGTGATAAGTGCCAATGTGCCTAACTTAAATAGTTCAACAATTGTTCCCAAACAATTACCTTTTGCAATTCTTCAATTAATTTCTACTCCGGGTGTGGTTGCTTCCTTAACCAGTCCACCGGGACCTGACCCCAGTGTTGTATCTCGTGCAGCAGACAGCGATGTAACGGGCACTTATATGGTTGGTGAAGGAAATGGAGGTGGAAATACGCTTTATCGTTTGCGTGAAGGTATTGAAAGATTTCTCATTACAGATATTAATAATCCAGCGGCTTCATCGAAAGCTCAAAGTGAAATTTTTATTATGTTAGACCAATTAGGTACATCAGGCACAGCTGTGTTTTTCAATCATATTCCCGGTGGTTGCAATGTGCTATATCTGGATGGTCATTGTGAATTCATTCGCTATCCAACTAAAGCCCCCGTTAATGAGGCTGTTGCTAACATAATGTCTTTGTTTGTCGTTACATGAAAAAACGATTTGGGAATAACAATTTGATTTTTTGGGTTTCATTGTGTTAAACTCAAAAATAAGTCAAGAAATAATTTTGTAAATAATACTTGACTTGTAAGTATAAAATATGATTTAATAAAAAAATTGTAGCCGTGAAGGATGCGGCACAATAAAGAAAGTTAACCGTAAAATACGAACCCAACATAAGGAGGGAATGTATGAAAAAACTTATTACACTCACAATGATTGGTTTACTTGTTTTAGTAGCAGTGCCTGCAAAGGCTGCAAAAGTTTGGGATGACATGTCCTGGTGGGGAAACACAGGTGCAACACCGGAACCTGTAGCAGATTCACAAGGTCGTTCAGGTTATTGGTGGTGGCCTAAAGAAGCGGCTTCAAACAATAATGATTCTGAATTATGGGGCAATCGTGGTATTGTCTATAGTCAGTGGCAGAAGCCAGCTCCTCCTGCTCCTCCTGCTCCTACTCCTCCACCACCAGCACCTCCAGTTCAAAAGAGAACAGCCCCTGTATTCAACCATGTGTTGTTTGATTTCGATAAAGCAATTTTGAAACCCGAAGGAAAAGCAGTTGTAGACGAAGTTATCGCCTACATGAAGAAATATCCGACGGACAAAATTACAATCGAAGGTCATTGCTGCAACATTGGAACAGATGAATACAATATGGGCTTAGGGCAACGCCGTGCTGATGCGGTGAAGAAGTATATGGTTGAAAATGGTATTGATGCAGGCCGCATCACAACCATTAGTTATGGTGAGAGCAGACCCGCAGTTCCCAATGATACACCGGCGAATCGTAAATTGAATCGTCGTGCTGTATTCGTAATTACAATTGGAAACTAATACCGGGACATGGTATAAAACGGAAACTTTCTAAGTTGTGCCTGAATATAGGTAGGCACGCTGAAAAGCGTGCCTACTTTTTTATTTACTCGTTATATCAGAAAAATAAATCTCTTTTATTCGTTTATTGATATATCTATTGCTTTATTGCGTCAGGTTTGCAAATAGAGAACAATATAAAACATAATATCATCAATATTTTTCCTCTCTTTTTTTTACAATGAACTTTTTAATTTATGAATAGAGGTGTTTTATTTATGACTATTTTTCATCCAGATGAAGATAAGGGAAACCAATATCGGGAACTATGGACGAAATATGTAGGTCGCGGACAACAAACCTATACCCCATCTCAAATTGTAGTTGATAAAGCACAAGGGGCATATCTATGGACCCTTGATGGACGCAAATTAACAGATTTTACCTCCGGTGTTTTGGTAAGTAATCTGGGATATGCTCATCCTAAGTTTGAAACGAAATTTAAGGAATATTACAAACAATTGCCAAGAAATACCTATAACATGATTTCACCAGTTCAGGTGGAGGCTTCAAAGAGATTGATTGAAAGTTTTGGATATTCCAAAGCACAAAAGATATTATGGGCTGCAAGTGGTTCCGAAGGAATTCAAAAAGCAATGTGGTCTGCTTTGCACCGTTACCCAGAACGAAATATTATTGTGGCGACAAGACATGGATTTCATGGTAAAAAAGGATTAGCGGCAGATGTAACCGGGGATACCAGTCCTAACCCCAATGTCCGTTGGATTTCTTTCCCTATGGGAGAAGGTTACGAACAGGATTTTTATGAAAAGGAATTAAATCAACTTTGGGATAATCATAAGGGAAAAATTGCTTTATTAATTACCGAACCCTATTTAGGAGCGAAAGGTTCTTATCATCCTCCGAAATGGTATCATCAACTATTACAACATTGGTGTAATGAACATGATATACCATTTATTTTCGATGAAGTCCAGTCTTGTTTTGGTAGGACAGGAAATATGTATGCATTTCAAACCTATGGTGTTGAACCCGACTTGGTAGTATTAGGAAAAGGAATGGCAAGTGGTGAACCTGCATCGGCTGTTGTAGGGCGAGAAGATTTAATAGAGGCATTAGACTACGGTGAAGCATCAGATACTTTCAGTGGAGGGAGTTCAGCATGTTGTGCCGTATGTGCCACTATGGATGTCTTTGAAGAAGATAAAATTGTTGAACATGTAAAGAAAACGCAAGGAAAATTGAAAGATATATTAATGAAATTAAAACAAGAATTTCCTTTTATTATGGATGTAAGAGGAGAAGGTTTTGTATACGGCGTTGACTGTGTATCCCTGGAAATTGCGAACAAGTGTGTATTGGAAGCATATTACGGAACTGGAAAAGAAGGCGTGCACTTTTTGGGTCCTTTAGCCAAAAAAGTTATTCGTATAAGTCCTCCATTGATTATTACTGAAAAAGAATTAGACCATGCCTATCAACTTTTAATCTCCGCATGGAGACGGATATAGCAAGGATTTTATGAATGGATAATCTCGGCAAAGAATTAGCTAGATTGATGTGGCAAGTAAGTATTTTTACAGAGACGGTTGCTACTCTGGGAATGGAAAATACTCAAACAAAAGAGGACTTTTCTCCTGTTACCCTTGCAGATTTAGGGGCTCAAATTATGGTTAGTCATTGGTTAAATACACATTTTGAAGGAGAGCCACTAATTGCAGAAGAAACAGTAAAATCTTTGCCCGAAGCGAACCGTGATGTTTTTATTGATAAATTAAAAAATGTATTAGAACCCTTTTTAGAAAAATTAAGCCAAAAGAAAATAATAGATTACCTTGAATTAAACTGCTTTTCAACGAAAAAAGAATCGTATTGGGTGTTAGACCCTCTGGATGGAACGAAAGGGTTCATTCGGGGAAATCAATACGCCATTTCATTAGGACATATCAATAAGGGGACAATTGATATTGGAGTTTTAGCCTGTCCCCGTTTGCGTTTGCCCCATTTATCCGAAGAAGATGACCGACAAGGTTGTCTATTCTTTGCAGAAAAAGGGGAAGGAGCATGGGTGCAACTTTATGATTTTTTCTCTGTCCCTATTCCTATTCATGTTTCCCAATGTAAAAACCCCGAAAAAGCCATATTATTCCGTTCTTACGAATCAAAACATACCGATGTTGAGAAAACCAACCGATTTTGTGAAAAAATGGGAATGAAATTGTCTATTCCTGTGGATAGCCAGGTAAAGTATGGGTTATTAGCATGTGGAGAAGGTGAAATTATTTTACGATTTACTCCACCTGACAATCCTAATTATCGTGAAAAAGTATGGGACCATGTCGGAGGTGCCATCATTCTCCATGAAGCAGGAGGAAAAGTAACAGATGTTTTCGGTAAAACGTTTCAATATAACGGAGAACCTTTACTAAATAATTCCGTAGGTGTTTTTGCGTCCAACGGATATTTGCATGATATTGGAGTAAAGATATTGCAAGAGATTATGGGAGAAATATAGGAGAGGAATAAATGAAAATTGCAGTTGTTGGAGCAGGTATTGCAGGATTGACCTGTGCTTATCAACTTTGTTCGAAACATAAAGTCTATGTGTTTGAAAAGAGTAATCGCCCGGGCGGTGGTATCTTCTCTATTAAGTATAAGGAAGGGAATATAGATAATTATGTCGATTTAGGTTTTAATATTTACAATCGTGCTCATTATCCTAATCTCGTAAACTTACTTGACCAATTAAAACTCCGTTCCCAAGAAGTGCCTAAAAGTGTAATTATTAATCACCCCAATAAAAAACTATACTGGTGTTTGGGAGATAATGAGCAGAGTTTCTCCTCTACAACGGCATACCTGAAGCCAATAAATTACAAAGTTTATTCTTTATGGCGGAATTGGAAAAAACAATGGAAAGACTTTTTAGAAAAAAAAGATTTAAAAACATCTTTGTCAGAGTATCTTAAAGAAGAAGGTATTTCCCCAGAGGTTCAAACAAAATTCGTTTTACCATTAATACAGTCTTTCTGGTGTGGGTTAAAAAGCAATTTGAGTGATATGCCCGCATATTTCCTCTTTTCATATTTAAGCAAATTAGGATTATTAGAAGGAGATGAAAATGCCCAATGGCGTATTGTTCGTGGGGGTGGTTTTCGAATTATCAGTCAATTGGTGTCTTCTCTAATTAACCCGGTCCGATTTCAAACAGAGGTTGTTAAAATATTTCGCCGTCCAGAACATATTGAGATAATTACAAAAACAGGAGAAAAAGAAACTTTTGATGCAGTAATTCTTGCTGTACATGCAGATGATGCCCTGAAATTATTAGAAAAGCCTACACCCTCTGAAGAGCAAATCCTTTCTTCTTTCGGATATGAAGAATTTGATGTCGTGGTTCATACGGATGAAAGATTTATTCAAACCCCGTCAAAGGAACCAGCCTCATGGTATATTCAAGTTAGTGATACCCCGAACAAAATTCCACCTGTAATAACCTGGAATTTAAATCATTTGCAACAATTATCAATAAAAACAAACTTGTTTCTTACCTTTACCCCTCAGGGCAATAATGTGCCAAAAGAAAAAACAATGACCGTGTTACACAGGAAAGCCCCCAAACCTACATGGAAAATGCTAAGTGTTCAAAAAAGATTTACAGAAATTAATGGTGTTTGCAGAACATATTTTTGTGGAGATTATTGGGGTTGTGGAACGCTTGAAGATTCGCTTGAAAGTGCATTAGAAATTGTTCCATTGATTGAAAAACAACAAGCCCGTGCTCAAACTATATGATGAGTAAAACTACCGTTTCCGTATTCGGGGAGCATGCACTTTTATATCCGGTTGATTTGAATTATCGTTTTGGGGCGTTGGTGTGTTTTCAGGATTTTTTAGGGTAGATGTTTTATTCAAATATTCTTTCCACCAATCTGCCCACAACTGAGGGTTCGGACCTAAGTCTGCCCCTGTTCTTTGGCGTAATATCGAAGAAAATTTTTGAGCCAAACCAGGATTTCTACTCATTACTTCTATTGAAAAAGGGACAATAATTTCAAGAGGATAATTACATATTCGGTCAGAGATATATTCAAGCACCCGTTGCGATACCGAAATCTCACCCAAAAGAATCCGTCGAATATACTCTTCCGCCGAACTACCCCCATACTCTAAAATCGCATAAGCCGCTGTTAATGATACAGAAACAGAATTATATTGTAATAGTTGAACCCACTGTTCTAAGGATAAACAATGGGGCATATTGGCAAGAGATTGAACGCAAGTATATTGAATTTCTTCCGATTGTGTTGCTTGTATTTCATTCCACAATATCGGGACAGATTTTTCTGATTTTATTCTTCCTAACGCATAAATAATGGTTCGTTTCTCCACCAAGTCCTGAGGATTTTCTTGTAGAGACGCAATCAGATTTTCTTCCAGTTCCTCTTTCAAATAGGGCAAAATTTGGTTTATTATCAGAGCCTGTTCGGGGGTTCCTTTACCGAGGTAATGTATTATTTTTTGAGTAAAACTCTGTGAGTCATTAGCATAAAGTTTTTTACATGCTTTTAACCTCATTTCGTCAGATAGTAGAAGAAAAATTTCCTCAAACTTAGGTGTCATATTAACGCCTTTAGAGGCAATCAATTGTTCTTTTAACAGAGGTTCTGATGTTTGGGAAACAATAGGATGTGTAGATATATCATCTTTAAATAACAAATTATCAAAGTCAAAGGAAGGAGGCTCTGAAAAAGTCGGATGTAGTTCAAAAAGGACAGTTTGTTGTAACTGCTTTAACCTTTCGATAGTTTGTTCTATATGAGTAGAATGCAAATCAGTTTCTAATGATGCCGTATTACTTTTTATTTCTTTTAATTCCTCACCGTAGGCGGAAAAAACAACAATGGCAGAGAGAGATAAAAAAAATAGAAGAATAAAGAATATATAATTATTTGAGATTTTGGACATGCAAAAAAATTTGTTCTTAAATTGGAAATTATCACAAATATTTCTTGTATCTAATTTTAACATGGAATAAAAATACAATGAGAAAAATATACTTATAAAATTATCTTAAATATTGTTATTAAAAATAATCCCCTTTTTATTCACTATAATACATTGCAACCCAAAATTTATTCACAGGATAGATTTTTAATTTATCAGGTATCGTTAAGGTCTTTATTACTTTTTCATATTTGCGTGGAATTAAGATAATCCGTTGTGTGTTGGTTTTCTCTGCTAAAAAGTTTGTAATTGTTTCCATAATATTTTTCAGGGCTGTTTGGGGGTCAAGACCTTGTTTTTCGGGCAATTCTTTTTCGGGAACAGGTATGTGTGTATAAAACTCAAAACCATTGAGATTATTTGATTTTATACAATAGAATTCCGGTTGATGAAATTGACTTAATAAAGGCTGTATATCATTGGCTAATTGCTTCATATCTTTCTCATTGGGATAATAGGCAGAAAAACCTTTGGCGGATATAATAAGTACAGAGTTAATTACCGCTATAATTACGAGTTTTTTCACAGAGATAAAATTGCATTCCATAGCACTCTGCAATACTCTACCCATCATTATGGTTAGAGGTATAAAAACGGGAAGTATATACAAAGTTAACCGAGACTTGCTTACTAAGAAAAAAATAAATGGAAATACAAAGCTGGCAATTAACAAAAACCATTGAGGTTCAGAACACGAAAAAGAGAAATATTTCCCATTATCTTTCTTGTTTCTGTATAAAGCATAAAGTAATAGAAATAGCCAAAAACCTGTCCCAAAAATAACAGGTAGGAAATACATAGGAAAAACCTTATACCATTCCGGATTTCTGTCAAATTCACCTTCAGCAAGCCTTCCCACTGTTTCGTGAAATAGCCAGTACTGTAATAGTCCGGGATATTTTATATTTTCCTAGAAATACCATGCAATACCTACGATAAGAAAAATAAATATACCAATGGGCGAGATAAAATACCATAATTTTTCTTTATAAACAAGCCACCGCCATAAACAGAAAGGAACTATCCCCATCAAGGGTATAAAACCCATAGGACCTTTCGTTATACAACCCAAACCTATACCCAGCCAGAATAAATATACAAACCAACGGCTTTTTGCTTGGTAGGCTTTCCAGAAAGCGAAAAAAGTTAGGGAATGCCACAAAACAAGAAGTGTGTCCGTCGATATAGAATTAGCCCCTCCCACTAAAAAAGGAGAACATGAATATATAAGAGCGGAAATAACTCCTGTAGGCAAATCCCATAAAGATTTCGCAAAAAGATACACAAAAACCACTGTAAGAATAAAAGCAGGGATAAGATAAAAACGAGCACCCCATGTGCTATTATCACCAAAAATAAAAAGCCCAGAAGCAATAGCCATGTAAGTTAATGGTGGCTTTGTCCAATGATGTTTCCCGTGCAATACAGGTTCTAAAAGATTTCCAGACTGCATGGTTTCCCAAGCACACAAAGCATACCTGCCTTCTGTGGTTTCATATAAGCCACGACTTCCCTGAAATAAGGTTACGCATAAGAACGACAAAATTAAAGCAAAAAAAAGAAGTGAAGATGTTTTGTTAGAAAGTATTTTTGAAGATAAATTTTCAGAAGACATAATTAAAATAAGTTTAAGTTAAAGTTAATGAAGGAAATTATAAAACTTGTCTATAACGAAAGTAAAGTATTATAAGTAATACGATAAAAGTGAATTATATATTTACAGATACCCTTGTTTTTCCAGTTGTTCTTTTAATTCCGCTGGTAATGTCATTGTGTTTTCTGATGTAGGTATTTCCTTTTTGTGAGAAGTACTCTCAATTGGTTCCATTAATTCAGAAACAATTTCAGGATGTCTTTCATATACATTGGTTAATTCCTTAGGGTCTTCCGTAAGATTGTATAATTCAATTTTATTTGTATTTCTGTCCAATATAAGTTTCCAAGGATATTTCATAATTCCCTTTAGGTTTAATCCCATATCTTTCCATGGACCCCATGTAACCATTTCAATCCTTGTGCTTTTATCTTTTTCTTCTAATAGATTGTAACCTTCGAACTGTGAAGGTGGAGGCAAATCAACCAGAGAAACAACTGTTTTCGCAAAACCAGCGATAGAAATAGGTGTATCTATTTTTTTAGGTTTTATTCCTCTCCCATGAATAATTACAGGCACACGAATTTGTTCTTCATAAAGAGAAGTTCCATGTCCAGCCCCCTTATGTTCCCAAAATTCTTCACCATGGTCTGCAAGAATGAAAAAGATTGTATTAGGATATTTTTTCTTTATGATAGTTACCAATTTCTCCACTTCTGCATCAGTAAATCGTATTTCTGCATGATACCTTCTTCGGAGTTCCTTTTTTTCCTGTTCTGTAAAATCATGAGATGGAGGTTCCGAGCGTTTTCCAAGGTTGTAATATACAAGTTCCATTAGGTAATTAATAATTACATTGGGCGCTATATATGTCTTATCAACAACGGCACCATCTGAATTCTTTAGTAAATTTAAATATTGAGACGGTGGATTATAAGGTAGGTGGGGGTCCATAAAATGGCTATAAAGAAAAAAAGGACGCTTTGTTTTATTAACAAATTGAATGGATTTCTCCGTTACAAACGAAGCCGGTGCATCATTTTGGAAAATAAAATGGTCCTCACGAAATCCCTGTGCAAAACCCAATAATGGAGCCAGGTTAGCGTTGCTTTGAACTGCGTATGTCTCATATCCCTGTTGGGATAAATATTCCGGAAGGGTAGTAAAGGTATCGTTCAGAACATCACTTACAGGTGCATTGGGGTCCTCATTTCTAACACTATATCGAACGCCATGTTTTTCCGTAGGTAAACCCGTTAACAAAGTTGCCATTGTAGGCTTTGTCCAACTGCAAGGTGTTACCGCACAAGAAAAATATATAGATTTTTGGGCAAGTTTAGATAGGAAAGGTGTAATGGGGTTAGGTTCTACATCAGGATTAATACAATCTGCCCTTAATGTATCTATAAGTATAAATACAATATTAGGCTTTGAAACATAATTTTTTTGAAAGTAGTATCCAAAGAGGATAATTACACTACCTATTGCAATGATAAATATTATTAAAAAAATTTGTCTAAAAGACATAACAAAACGGATTAAGTTTCTGTTTCAATTTCAAGGTCATAAACGAATGTTTGTTCTCCCTGTAGAGGGCATTGCACCAACCATCTGCCTTCGGGGGACATTATTCCGGAAGGACAATTGATTACACCATGTTCAGATGCAGAATTTACAGTTACTATGTAGCATTTACTTTCCCGAGCCCTTAGTCGTAAATTAATATCATAATAAGGAAGGTAAGTCTGGTCTATGCCTGTGTTTATAAGATGAAAAATAATCTGTGCCCCGCGTTTTCCCAACTGATACGATAACCTTGGGTCCGGGTATGGACCAAAACCAGGTGCCACCCATAAATCATTTCCCAACAAACATCCAAAATTTATTCCCTTATACTTAAATAATCGTAATTCTTCACCAGGACGACACCATTTACGGTCCTCTTCTGTTGGAACCAGTTTTTCCTGTGTTCCTAAAAGTTTCCCTTCATCTGTATAAATTCTCGCTTGAATGTATGTATTCCCATCCATTCGCACACCCGTTCCTATAATGCTTGAAACATAAGATTTTTTGCATGCTGAAGCGATTTGTTTCCATGCCTCTGTAGTTCGGGTATCACTAAAATTGTTGTTATATCCTGTTAAACTCATTTCAGGAAAGATGATAATATCACAATCTCCCTTCTGTATATGCTCAAGTATTTTAGGAAGGTTTTCTTTCTTTGTATTTGCCACTTTCATTTGAACGCCTTTAATTCTTAATACAGTCATAGGATACTCCTTATTATTTAAATTCCATAAATATATTATCTCAAAGATAATGAAATGATTTAAATTTATAAAATTTATCTTCATATACAAAATAACATTATTCTTATTTAGAATATGCCGTTTTATAAAATTTTGTCAGTGTTTTTCTAAATTCCCAAAAAAATATTTTTTGAAAAAAAGTTTGTATAATTTATATAAAAAAATTGATATACATGACTATTTTTTTATATTATATAATGTTAGAGATTTTGTAAAGGTTGGTATATGAGTAAATTTGCATAAAGACTATTTAGAAGAATATATTTTTTACTAAAGTGATAAGAATAATTATAACAGGAAGGCTGTAGACAATTAGGATATAAAATTGCTTATTAATCAACCCGAAAATAATGACCCATTAGAAGCCATAGAAAAGGAGATTATTGAGTGGGGAAGATATTATGGAGAAATTTATCTCCGTTTTTCCCAGGTAATAGACCGTCTAAAGGATAAACTTCCCCGGTTAAGAATGCTTCTGAGAAATCGCAAGAATTTAAATACATATTTTCAAAGGGTTCAAGAGACTTTATCGAAAACAACCACGCGAGAAGAACAATTTTTGTTACAGAGAAAAGTTCTAAACCAGGTTCGTGAGATGCGTTCGGCATTAGCCCATTGTTATACCGCTATAATTGCTTTTGAAGATGCTTTTGACCGAACAGTAGCGATGATAGAAAGATTTCCTGAGGATACTGTCTCTTTGACAACTGTTTCCCCGCAATCAACTGAGAAAATGGTTTCTGAAGAAGAA of Candidatus Hydrogenedens sp. contains these proteins:
- a CDS encoding OmpA family protein, producing MKKLITLTMIGLLVLVAVPAKAAKVWDDMSWWGNTGATPEPVADSQGRSGYWWWPKEAASNNNDSELWGNRGIVYSQWQKPAPPAPPAPTPPPPAPPVQKRTAPVFNHVLFDFDKAILKPEGKAVVDEVIAYMKKYPTDKITIEGHCCNIGTDEYNMGLGQRRADAVKKYMVENGIDAGRITTISYGESRPAVPNDTPANRKLNRRAVFVITIGN
- a CDS encoding aspartate aminotransferase family protein translates to MTIFHPDEDKGNQYRELWTKYVGRGQQTYTPSQIVVDKAQGAYLWTLDGRKLTDFTSGVLVSNLGYAHPKFETKFKEYYKQLPRNTYNMISPVQVEASKRLIESFGYSKAQKILWAASGSEGIQKAMWSALHRYPERNIIVATRHGFHGKKGLAADVTGDTSPNPNVRWISFPMGEGYEQDFYEKELNQLWDNHKGKIALLITEPYLGAKGSYHPPKWYHQLLQHWCNEHDIPFIFDEVQSCFGRTGNMYAFQTYGVEPDLVVLGKGMASGEPASAVVGREDLIEALDYGEASDTFSGGSSACCAVCATMDVFEEDKIVEHVKKTQGKLKDILMKLKQEFPFIMDVRGEGFVYGVDCVSLEIANKCVLEAYYGTGKEGVHFLGPLAKKVIRISPPLIITEKELDHAYQLLISAWRRI
- a CDS encoding inositol monophosphatase family protein, translating into MDNLGKELARLMWQVSIFTETVATLGMENTQTKEDFSPVTLADLGAQIMVSHWLNTHFEGEPLIAEETVKSLPEANRDVFIDKLKNVLEPFLEKLSQKKIIDYLELNCFSTKKESYWVLDPLDGTKGFIRGNQYAISLGHINKGTIDIGVLACPRLRLPHLSEEDDRQGCLFFAEKGEGAWVQLYDFFSVPIPIHVSQCKNPEKAILFRSYESKHTDVEKTNRFCEKMGMKLSIPVDSQVKYGLLACGEGEIILRFTPPDNPNYREKVWDHVGGAIILHEAGGKVTDVFGKTFQYNGEPLLNNSVGVFASNGYLHDIGVKILQEIMGEI
- a CDS encoding FAD-dependent oxidoreductase yields the protein MKIAVVGAGIAGLTCAYQLCSKHKVYVFEKSNRPGGGIFSIKYKEGNIDNYVDLGFNIYNRAHYPNLVNLLDQLKLRSQEVPKSVIINHPNKKLYWCLGDNEQSFSSTTAYLKPINYKVYSLWRNWKKQWKDFLEKKDLKTSLSEYLKEEGISPEVQTKFVLPLIQSFWCGLKSNLSDMPAYFLFSYLSKLGLLEGDENAQWRIVRGGGFRIISQLVSSLINPVRFQTEVVKIFRRPEHIEIITKTGEKETFDAVILAVHADDALKLLEKPTPSEEQILSSFGYEEFDVVVHTDERFIQTPSKEPASWYIQVSDTPNKIPPVITWNLNHLQQLSIKTNLFLTFTPQGNNVPKEKTMTVLHRKAPKPTWKMLSVQKRFTEINGVCRTYFCGDYWGCGTLEDSLESALEIVPLIEKQQARAQTI
- a CDS encoding glycosyltransferase family 39 protein, which translates into the protein MSSENLSSKILSNKTSSLLFFALILSFLCVTLFQGSRGLYETTEGRYALCAWETMQSGNLLEPVLHGKHHWTKPPLTYMAIASGLFIFGDNSTWGARFYLIPAFILTVVFVYLFAKSLWDLPTGVISALIYSCSPFLVGGANSISTDTLLVLWHSLTFFAFWKAYQAKSRWFVYLFWLGIGLGCITKGPMGFIPLMGIVPFCLWRWLVYKEKLWYFISPIGIFIFLIVGIAWYF
- a CDS encoding sulfatase, translating into MSFRQIFLIIFIIAIGSVIILFGYYFQKNYVSKPNIVFILIDTLRADCINPDVEPNPITPFLSKLAQKSIYFSCAVTPCSWTKPTMATLLTGLPTEKHGVRYSVRNEDPNAPVSDVLNDTFTTLPEYLSQQGYETYAVQSNANLAPLLGFAQGFREDHFIFQNDAPASFVTEKSIQFVNKTKRPFFLYSHFMDPHLPYNPPSQYLNLLKNSDGAVVDKTYIAPNVIINYLMELVYYNLGKRSEPPSHDFTEQEKKELRRRYHAEIRFTDAEVEKLVTIIKKKYPNTIFFILADHGEEFWEHKGAGHGTSLYEEQIRVPVIIHGRGIKPKKIDTPISIAGFAKTVVSLVDLPPPSQFEGYNLLEEKDKSTRIEMVTWGPWKDMGLNLKGIMKYPWKLILDRNTNKIELYNLTEDPKELTNVYERHPEIVSELMEPIESTSHKKEIPTSENTMTLPAELKEQLEKQGYL
- a CDS encoding carbon-nitrogen hydrolase family protein, whose translation is MTVLRIKGVQMKVANTKKENLPKILEHIQKGDCDIIIFPEMSLTGYNNNFSDTRTTEAWKQIASACKKSYVSSIIGTGVRMDGNTYIQARIYTDEGKLLGTQEKLVPTEEDRKWCRPGEELRLFKYKGINFGCLLGNDLWVAPGFGPYPDPRLSYQLGKRGAQIIFHLINTGIDQTYLPYYDINLRLRARESKCYIVTVNSASEHGVINCPSGIMSPEGRWLVQCPLQGEQTFVYDLEIETET